The DNA region TTGCAGGAAGTTAAAAAAAATCCAGACAAGTACATTGTTTTTATTGATGAATTACATACAATTGTAGGCGCTGGATCAATTGAAGGCTCACTGGACGCTTCAAATTTATTAAAACCAGTTTTAGCTCGAGGTGAATTACATTGTGTGGGAGCAACAACTTTAAAAGAATATCAAAAGCATATTGAAAAGGATGCAGCTTTGGAGCGTCGTTTTCAGCCAGTAATGGTTTTGGAGCCTACTCTTGATGATACCATTGCTATTTTGCGTGGAATTAAAGAAAAATATGAAGTTCATCATGGTGTGCGAATCACTGACGATGCTGTAGTCGCAGCTGGAAAACTTTCATTAAAATATATCTCAGATAGATTTTTGCCTGATAAAGCGATTGACCTTATTGATGAAGCAACTTCCGCTTTACGAATTGAGTTAAACAGTATGCCCAATGAACTGGATCAACTCAAAAGAAAAATTATGAAACTGGAAATTGAAAAGCAGGCCATTGCTAGGGAAAAAACTGAAACCACAAAAAAGAAAACTAGAGAGATTGAAAAGGATTTAGCAGAGTTAAAGGAAACAGCAAATCAGTTGGAGTTACATTGGAAGAAAGAAAAGGAATTGATTAATCAGATTCAAGAGGATAAAAAAGACATTGACAAATTAAAACAAGAAGCAGACATTTTGGAACGAAAAGCTGAGTATGACCGAGTTGCTGAAATTCGCTATGGTTTGATTCCTGAAAAGGAAAAATCCATTAAGTCGTTGCAATCTCGATTGAAAAAAGTACAATCTGGCCCAGGTGGTCGACAGATATTGAAGGAGGAAGTTACAGAAGAAGACATTGCCGCAGTTGTTTCCAAGTGGACAGGTATTCCTGTTAGTAAAATGTTGCAAAGCGAAATTGAAAAATTAACTCATGCAGAAGATGAATTAGCAAAACGTGTGATTGGTCAGAAGAAATCTATTGTTGCGGTATCAAATGCTCTTCGTCGCTCAAGAGCTGGCTTGTCTGAGGAAAATCGACCAATTGGTTCGTTCCTTTTTCTTGGGCCAACTGGAGTGGGAAAAACTGAGCTAGCAAAAGCATTGGCTGAATTCATGTTTAATAGCGAAGATGCAATTGTACGTGTGGATATGTCCGAGTTTATGGAAAAGCACTCTGTTTCAAAGTTGATAGGTTCACCTCCGGGATATGTAGGTTATGATGAGGGAGGACAGTTGACGGAAAAAGTAAGACGTCGTCCATACTCAGTGGTTTTATTTGATGAAATTGAAAAAGCTCATCCAGAAGTCTTCAATTCCCTACTTCAATTATTGGATGATGGACATTTGACTGATTCAAAGGGTCGAAAAGTTAATTTCAAAAATACAATTATCATAATGACTTCAAATATTGGGTCTGATGCGATTTTGGATTCATTGAATAAGTCAGACTTGGGATTTGGTAACAAAGAAAAAGATCTTAAACAAAGTACAGATGATAAAATTATGGGCAAACTGAAAGATCATTTCCGTCCTGAGTTTCTAAATCGTATTGATGAAATAATCATTTTCAATGCTCTAAGTAAGGCTGATATTCGACAGATTGTTGATTTACAATTAGATATTGTTGCTAAGCGTTTGTTGGAAAAGGAAATTCAAGTCAACTTTAGGCCTGAATTAAAGGACATGTTGGCTGAGCAAGGATATGATCCGCAGTTTGGTGCTCGACCGCTAAAGCGTTTAATTCAAAGTAAAATTCTAGATGAGTTAGCTTTGCAAATAATTGAAGGTTCAGCTAAAGATAAAGTAAAGGTTGATTTTAAACGAGGTAAAGTTCAATTTGATACAAAATAAATTTCTTATATTCAAAGCAGCTTGAGGTTGAAAACCTCAGGTTGTTTTGTTATAATAGGAGCATATGAAAAAGCTTAAGAATTTAATAATTTTAAGTCTTGTTTTAAGTCTGTTTATTCCATACAGTCCTGTTTTGGCTATTGAGTTTAATAATGGTTACATCATCTCTGACTCTGATTTAACGGACGCTTATAGCATGAGTTTGAATGATATTCAGGAATTTCTAGACAGGCGTAATGGAACACTTGATACTTATCGCGCATTAGATGAGAATGGAGTTGATAAATCAGCAGCAGAGCTTATTTGGCAGGCCTCAATAGAACATCAGATAAATCCTAAATTTTTATTGGTGATGCTTCAGAAAGAACAAAGCATTGTTGAGGATGATACTCCTACGCAGAAACAATATGATTGGGCCATGGGTTATGGCGTGTGTGATGCTTGTGATCCAGATGATCCAGGTTTAATTATATTTAAGGGATTCGCAACACAAGTGGAAATGATGGCGTCCAGGAATCGTTGGTATATTGAATCAACTGAAGGCTGGTTAAGAAAAGCTGGTCAAACCTACACTATAGATGGTCATCAAGTTTATATGGTAAATCAGGCTACAGCAAATTTATACAACTACACACCACATATTCATGGTAATTATGTTTTTTGGAAAATCTGGAATAACTGGTTCACGCAAAAATATCCAGACGAGTCGATGCTACAGGCAGAGGGAGAGGCTGGAGTTTGGCTAATTGACAACGGAGTACGCAGGCCGTTTTTTAGCAAAAGCGCCTTGATTTCTCGTTATGATATTGCTAATGTAATTTCAGTGAGCAAAGCTGAACTTGAAAAGTATGAAATTGGTCATCCGATTAAATTTTCTAATTACTCTATATTAGAAACTCCAATGGGCAATGTGTTTTTGCTGGTAGATAACGAACTTCGAAAGTTTGCTGACGCTGAGGTTTTAAGATTACTTGGGTACAATCCTGAAGAATTTGAGTTCTTGAGTTTAAGTGATTTTGCAAAGTATGATCTAGGTGAACCAATTACTATGCAGAGTGCTTATCCAACTGGCTCATTGCTACAAAATAATCAAACCGGTGGCGTTTATTATGTTCAAGATGGATTAAAACATCCAATTATAACTAAGGATATCTTGAAGCTTAATTATCCTCAATATAATTTAACGCAAGTTTCGCCTGAGGAATTATCTAAATTTCC from Candidatus Falkowbacteria bacterium includes:
- the clpB gene encoding ATP-dependent chaperone ClpB, whose protein sequence is MDIRKFTTNSQQALQEAQAIAFENKHPQIDVVHLLSALLEQKESIVLTVLKKMEVPVEQVSAQAKSILGKIPKGQVVQQAGQVAVTGPMNFVLVNSEREAKNMGDEFVSTEHLLLSILKVDSPAAHILNVFGVDYIKVKQILTDVRGDQKIDSADPENKRDVISKYTTDLTEEARQEKLDPIIGRDDEIRRVLQVLSRRRKNNPVLIGEPGVGKTAIAEGLAQRIVAGDVPENLKDKQVLSLDIGSIVAGSKFRGEFEERMKAILQEVKKNPDKYIVFIDELHTIVGAGSIEGSLDASNLLKPVLARGELHCVGATTLKEYQKHIEKDAALERRFQPVMVLEPTLDDTIAILRGIKEKYEVHHGVRITDDAVVAAGKLSLKYISDRFLPDKAIDLIDEATSALRIELNSMPNELDQLKRKIMKLEIEKQAIAREKTETTKKKTREIEKDLAELKETANQLELHWKKEKELINQIQEDKKDIDKLKQEADILERKAEYDRVAEIRYGLIPEKEKSIKSLQSRLKKVQSGPGGRQILKEEVTEEDIAAVVSKWTGIPVSKMLQSEIEKLTHAEDELAKRVIGQKKSIVAVSNALRRSRAGLSEENRPIGSFLFLGPTGVGKTELAKALAEFMFNSEDAIVRVDMSEFMEKHSVSKLIGSPPGYVGYDEGGQLTEKVRRRPYSVVLFDEIEKAHPEVFNSLLQLLDDGHLTDSKGRKVNFKNTIIIMTSNIGSDAILDSLNKSDLGFGNKEKDLKQSTDDKIMGKLKDHFRPEFLNRIDEIIIFNALSKADIRQIVDLQLDIVAKRLLEKEIQVNFRPELKDMLAEQGYDPQFGARPLKRLIQSKILDELALQIIEGSAKDKVKVDFKRGKVQFDTK